The region CTAAGAGGGCGTTTGAGGGTTTAGAGGAACTAGAGCATTTGTAAGGGCTTTTCGCTGTTTGTTTCAGTTAATTCTCCAATGTTCTTGTGTGTCTGCTGTATAATCCGTGCAGTAATGTGGTGGTaaggtattttaaaatatctctGCACAGAGATTTGAGTAAGAATCGGCTCATGTCCCTTCACCCGGATGCGTTCTCTCATCTGAAACTCAAATCGCTGTAAGTTTGCTGATTATCTTTGTTCTAGTGTGGTTGATTTTGTATTGCTCTGTGCTCTAGTGTGCTGGCTATATGGATATGCAGTTGCATTTGTACAGGGGTGgggacatttattttaaaaaaaaatctgcaaagtGCTGGTCTGACTGTGGGTTTTCACCCCAGCCAGACAAGAACACTCCTGATCACCTGTCAGCCGATTAAACAAGTGGGATGCTACAACTCTGTTTGAAGGAAAGCCAGCTACATAGGCTTTTTATGTCTAGGGTTTCCCACCACTGCTGTAGAAATTGCCATCAGGAAACTATGCATAATGCATTCATTAACTGTAAGCTAACACAATGGGATTTTATTACTCatggtgcctttttttttgttttgttttgttctgtttttcttttaaagtgaCTTGAACACCAGCAGTCTCCTCTGTGACTGCCATCTTAAGTGGCTGAGCCAGTGGCTGACTGACAGCTGCTTCCAGCAGTCatgcactgcagtgtgtgcacaTCCCACCCCCCTGGCAGGCAGGAGCATCTTCGCTGTCAGACTAGAAGAATTAGTCTGTAGTGAGTTACCGCTGGTGTCACATATCTATGTTATGCCTGAAATGTTTCAACTTTCATTCACAATGATGTGAAAAAATGATTTAGGATGTTATTTCTCAAGCAAAGTTAGCAAGTGCCAGGATATTGAGTGTTTTCGACATGACAGATACACAGGCCCAGACCCAGAGCAATCCTGTTGTTGAAGGCTTACAGCAGGGAGCTAAGTGAACTATGTAACTCCTCTTGGAAAGGAACTGGAAACCAGGTCAAACACTTCTCAGAATTAAAAAGATACAGTCCAGCCAATGCTCATTACATTGTAATCAATTCTGGCAATGCACAAATTTCAAACTAATTGACTGATTTTTCTGATATTAAaaaataggagagagagaggagaggagagatgtggGAGTTGAATTGAGGGAAAATAAGGCCTGGTTTCACATCTGTGTTGACTAAGAGGACTGTGAGGTGTCTCTCAAAATCATCAGTCTGCTTTGCAAAACCCTACATGTGTCATGTATATTATTGTGAGATGATGTACTTCATTTTATTCAACTCCAAAAATAATATGCTACAGTGCTGAGTGTCAGTCATTTAAGGTGTTTTTCAGACAAAtcacaataaatgtaatatcaCTTTTCAGCTCACAGTATTAAAAAATGGGTTAAATCTATATTGTCCAGCCCTACGCTGGTCTTGTAGAAGCGGTTAAAGGACTACACCACACCTCTTTGCCTTTCTGACCCGCTCATGCTGCATCTCCCTCTCAGACGACTTCCCCAAGCCTCAGATCAGCAGCAGCCCCAGTACAGTGGTGGCCCTGCGGGGCACCAACGTCACTCTCAACTGCTCCGCCTTCAGCAGCAGTGACGCTCCTATGAGTGCCTCCTGGAGGAAGGACAGGGAAGTGCTGTACGAGACACAGGTGCAGAACTACGCCCGATACCAGGAACACCGTCTCCTCTACACCAGTGCCCTCCACCTGCTTGGCGTAAACTTCACTGATGAGGGCCACTACCAGTGTGTCATCTCCAACCACTTTGGCTCTAACTACTCAGCCGAGGCCAAGCTCACGGTTAATGGTAAGGGCCCGTTGCTCGTCCTCTGAAGGTGGTGATGTCTGAGTGTAGACTATACTTTTTCAGAATTTGCATTGCAGTCTGTCATAGTGTATGAGTATGAAATGTCAAAAGGCGGTAAGATGACCTCTGGGTTCTCTACCTATAGAATGTAACAGAAATTGGGGATATGGTTTGTCTGTCACTCCAAGATAATCATTACTTTAGTTGCTTTGTGATGCATGAGACGGCGTCTCCTCAGGGTTTCGATGTTTGGTGTGCAGCTGACAATCGGTTTTGCCCTTGTTGATTCTGAAATAGGTTTGGCTTCTGCCCTTGTGGTTTACATTTCTTATCTCTCCCCAGTTGTTTTCTGTATGCCTCTAATTTAATTTCCACTTTCATTGGAATCTAGATTACATGACCGCCTGGGAAACAGGCCTGGGCAATGTGATTGTTTATCATCTCATAATTCAGATGCAAGAGAGGCTTTATTCCCAAACTGCACTCAAAGGCAAAAGTTTAGCATCAAATAGGATCTTAATGGTACTGAACATTAGGCCCAGAGTTTAAGTGTACAGATCCGTTCCCATCAgcgttttgcttgtttgtgtacaGCCAGAAGTCTGAGAGAAATTTGTCCTTACAAATTTGGAACCAGGGTAACATTAGAGTGCTCAAAAGAACAAGACTGCTTCAGTAAGCTCTTTTGACTTTGTTACAGACAACAGAAGAATAGGAATAAGAAGTCCTTCAGAAGGAGTACCATCACTGGGAATGATGATACGTAGAGGAGCATAGCTTTTGAGTTAAAGTAGTGCTAACCTTTGAGACATCAACTATGTGTTAAATGTGTCATCATTTGCCTGAAGCATGTGGCATTCTATTTATTTGctactaatttatttataattggTAATTATGCTATTATCTTTTAATTAAACAGTTTGTGAAAGCAGGATATCTCAAACAGCCTCTACCTCCAGTCTTTTGAagccatttttcttttgctaaaAATGGAAGCTTTTAACTTGGGTATACTGTCtaaacatatatgtatgtatacttCTCCATAAACAAATTTGGCATAaatggattttgtttgtttgaagtgTATCttgaagaataaaaaaacaatcctttttttttttttttttaaatggaaagaaCTATGTAGTGGAGTAAAAACCTTTGGACTTGCTTTTCCTTTAAGAAAGTTTACTAGGACAACATGAGCCACTTATATTTTGAAGTCTGCTAGAAATATCATTTAGCCAAATAACAATATTTGCCTTTAATATTCCTTCTAATATTTTGATACTAAACTTCTGTAGGCTGTTATTCCTGCTTCAGAGTCTATCAGCTTTTATCAGTCAATATGTGgctttatttaattcattatacTGCAAGTGTTGTGCGTTATAACTCAGCCTTCTTGAGCCTATGTATTGACAGTTTGCCTTGTTCCCAGAGCTGCCCTCATTTCTCAAGACACCCATGGACCTGACCATCCGCATGGGCACGGTGGCGCGGCTGGAATGTGCAGCTGAGGGCCACCCTCCTCCCCAGATAGCCTGGCAGAAGGATGGCGGCATCAACTTCCCCGCTGCCCGCGAGAGAAGAATGCACGTCATGCCAGAAGATGACACGTTCTTTATTGCAAAAGTGAAGACCGAGGACATGGGCGTGTACAGCTGCACTGCTAAGAACGAGGCGGGCAGCCTGTCTGCCAATGCTACACTCACTGTACTAGGTACGGGGTGTACCTCGACTCACTAACACTAGAGATTTTTAGAAGGCAGTTATCCAGTGCATATTGcacaaatatgtataaaatggGTTGCTGAGCCATTAGTGTCTTGACTATATTTTTCTGTTCCTCCCTGCAGAGACGCCATCATTCCAGCGCCCCCTAGAGGACCGTATGGTCGCACGTGGCGAGACTGCCGTCCTCCAGTGCATAGCTCGCGGCAGCCCTGCCCCCCGACTCAACTGGACCAAAGATGACGGCCCGTTGTTGCTCACGGAGCGCCACTTCTTTGCGGCAGCCAATCAGTTGCTCATAATCGTCGATGCCAGGCCAGCAGATGCGGGAAAGTACACCTGTATCATGTCCAACACTTTGGGCACAGAGCGTGGCCACATCTACCTCGGTGTCTCACCCTCAGCCAACTGCGACCCGGTGGGTGGAGGCTATGACCAGGACAGCTGGACCACGGTAGGCAtcgtggtgatggtggtggtgtgctgtgtggtgGGCACCTCGTTGGTCTGGGTGATAGTCATTTACCACATGCGACGGAAGAGTGAGGACTACAGCATCACTAACACGGGTAGGTGGGAACTGGAGTCCTCCCGCAGGTCCTCACACACTGCTTTCGCAGCATGGCTGCTTGTGCACAGTGTAATGGAAAGCTGCAGTTACAACCCCATTATCTTCAGTGACGTGCGCGGAGACAGTGACTGGCATATCCATGAGAAGTAGCATCTAAAGTCACCtaaagtttacattttcatctttgGTGCTTTTCTCAGAAAGGAGAACTCAGTCAGGCTTAGTCAGCAGCAGAGCTGAATGCGTCTGTTCAGAGAAATAATATGTAACGCTACACAGTTGCATAATGATCTTGGTTAGCTTTCTTGGATGGAGCAACTAACGGCTTAAGTTTGATGCAACAATGaccaaagaaataaaaccatgtATGTAAGCAGGTTCAGACCCTATCTGTCTCTGAAAGTCAGTGTGATTGTTGGAAAACCAAATAAGCAGTAAGAAGCTAGAAGATTAGTAAAGGAAGGTGAAGGGGTAGTTTTGTGAAGAATCGCATTCTGCATCTTCTAAATGTTTCTTCCTTAGTTTTACACTGGAGCTCTGAACAGAAGTCCATCTCAAAAATCACTACACACCGGCTCCAAAATATAACTGATCTAAAGTTATGCAAATAAGTTACATCCATCTTTTGAGGGTTTCTGTAGATAGCAGTATTCCATACCTTTACACTTGTAAGCAGGAGTAACTGCAAATGATCTGCGGCGTTACTAAATTGGCCATGTGTTTCAGATGAGATGAACCTGCCGGCGGACATCCCTAGCTACCTGTCCTCTCAGGGAACGCTGTCCGAGCCTCAGGAGGGATACAGCAACTCGGAGGCAGGCAGCCACCAGCAGCTCATGCCCTCGCTGCCCAACGGCTGCGCCCACAAGGGCACAGATGGTACGGCCAACCgctgtgtgtgactgaggaTGACAAGAATGAAAGGCAGCATGCCGTTCCAGGAAGGCCAGTAAACCACGTGTGCACTCGTGTGAACATGGTTGGCTTGTTTTAATACcctttttcctgtttattcAAGTTATATGAACTTATTAAAGAGCTCTGTCAAGTCAAAATAGCTAGCTAAATCCTATTAATAGAAGCACAGATGTTCCAACTTGAGTAGCTTTTTAACTGGACAAACATGGCAAGCGACTATCAATGTGACGTGGCTCAGTCAGTAGCCTGTGATTTGATTAATGATCAATTTATAATAAATCATTGATTTTGACCCGTACAAGTGCGCTATATTCTGTGCACATTTTGtatctgttctgttctttgtAAAAGCAGTTCATGCTTCATTGCTGTTAATTCTGaattttcaaatattctttCAGGCTTTTTCCTTTTGATACTAtagcaaataaattaatacaacaAAGGAATTGAATGGACAACTTTACCACTGATGTTGATAAGATAGCTCACTCAttactgtgtttgtgcttcACTTTTTATGGCATTCTAAAATCCTAAATTCTTCATGTTTAGTATTGCATGGCTATGGGTTTTTGCAGATTGCTGTTTTGCCTGCCTAATACAATGTTACTGTAAAAAGTTAATCTGCCAGCTACTGTTCACTGGAGGTGGTTGAATAGTAGAGAGTTAAGATTTTTCAGTAACTGGACTTGACCACGTTTAAATCTGAGAACTCTAGATGCTAACTATTCAGTGTGCTTTCAAGCTGGCTATTAGTAAATTCTGATGAATtcccacaggtgtgtgttatcGAGAGATGGCTGCAGAAATGGACTCGGAGGCCAGTGGAATGCTAGGAAACCGTGTTGGGTCTCTGTTTGCTGGGCACAGCAGTTTCCACCCAGGAGAACCTAGGGAGGGATTGGCACCTGTGCCTAACGGTCAGttagtgcctgtgtgtgtgtgtgtgtgtgtgtgtgtgtgcgtgcccgtcTGCCTATCTGTGTATgcccatctgtctgtgtgtgtctgtctctctctgtgtgtccgAATATTTTGGATTCACTTTCTACAGTTTTGATCTAGCAGAATCTATGCCTGAATGACACAGAATCTCTGCATGTTTTCTACTCCAGTCTGGGAACAGCTTGAGCAGGACTGGGTGTACAAAGCAATTTGCTCTTCAGACGCAGTCTCCTGTCTGTCCCCCACAGGTGGTGCTGGGTCATTGGTCATCTGCTCGGACTGCTACGACAACGGCAACATCTACTCCCGTACGCGTGACTACTGCCCCTATGCCtacctggaggaggagggagacgTGCTGGCTTCTCAGGAGCCCCGGGATACACCCGGGTGGGCCGAAGGCATGCAGCACTGTGACGCAGCGGTGGACAGCCAGTTCACCCAGCAGGATGCTGTCGCCTTTCTCACTCGCCATGAGCCCCAGCGGCATCCCTTGCTCCGCCACAACAGCGGTCAGAGCCCAGCCAGAGCAGATATGGACAGGCCACACATGTTGATACATAACCAGGGGAGGGCTATAGGGTGCATGGACACATTGGCTGTTTCTATGGTCTTTTACAGTGGGATGTGTTGGGTCTCTGTTCTCTTCTCatgctgttccttgtttctttctctctgcagatgTTCCCAGCAGGTCGTTTTGGGGTACAGCTGAACCCCATGCTCCCGTCCTGTCCCAGGGGCCAGTGCCTCTACAGAAGCCTCGTTCGGAGCCCTCTGCTGGGGATGTGCTAGAGGAGACCTTGTACAGGACTAACCCTCAGGACCATGGCCAGCCTCCCACATAGAGCCTGCCCACCACCCATCTTTTACAAAGCCTGCTGTGATGCATGGTCAGCCCCTTCCCCACCTCCCTCTCGCTGTGCCCTTAAATCCCACTACCTCCTGAGAAGACACAAAAAAAGGCCTCTctcttgtgtgtttacattccATCCCATCGCCCTGTTGGAAATTGCTGGGATGTGTGCGTCTGGTGaaaaaagaggggggaaaaaacaactCCCTAGGACATGGTGGTGATCAAGTTTAAGTTGAGGCTCTGAATGTGTTTCAAAGAACTTCACTTGTCCTGCCTTTATATGTGATTCCTAGGCCCCCCTGCCCTTTACCTGAACTTTGGGATAGATGAGCTATCATGTGTATGCCAAAGAATTGAGTGCTGCCCTGGCTCTACAAAAGGGCCTGTTTGTGTACAGATTGTCAGGATCCTACCATGCTTATCAAAGTCAGGAGTGGCCAACCCACCTGTCAGTCATAAGAGTGATCGACTGGAGAATAATATCTGGTCTGCATTCCTGTTCCTATTGGTCACGTCAGAGCTGGTGGTATTGGCCCATAACTTATTCCCTTATAAGGGTAGAATGCTGTTTCCGTCCTTCTGCCACAGTATTGTAAGCTGAAATGCCTGTTTGTCAAAACTTTTGTGCTGTTCACAAAGGCATATGCGCGCGCATATATAAAATCTCACacaatatgtacacacacacacacacacacacacactttttcctttcttttttttatttaaaggaaGGCCACTATGTCGGACAAAGATATTGTACTTTTGACAATCGATCTTTATGCACCCCCCATACTGGCTCTATCTATTTCCATGCTCTAACATCTCGTCACTTGCGATATtagtgtttgcatgtgcattgatttttatgcagtccattttccatttctcaAAAGCTCCACTCAATCCTCCTCTGTGTGGAAGCTTAGAGACTCCCCCAAAAGAGCATGAATC is a window of Electrophorus electricus isolate fEleEle1 chromosome 3, fEleEle1.pri, whole genome shotgun sequence DNA encoding:
- the lrig2 gene encoding leucine-rich repeats and immunoglobulin-like domains protein 2 isoform X1, which codes for MIKRLKMAESWPIPQALFLLIVSVVGLDSCPPLCTCSDGTDTAQLLDCSRKRLSEAHFKVPSWITHVSLNHNELSGVPFLGEASSNITLLLLVHNRISEVVVEHLLPYSSLESLDLSSNLISELKAGSFPPMQLKYLNLSNNKISSLEPGCFGNLSSLLVLKINRNRLSFLSAKVFTLSQLQVLELKRNKIRAVDSLIFKELESLKSLKLQRNSITKLMDGALFGLDNMEELELEHNNLTELSKGWLYGLHMLRVLHLSHNNVGLVRADAWEFCHRLEELDLSFNHLSRLEGWAFTGLGLLQSLNLGENHITHLGDGVFSGLANVRTLDIRNNDISLAIEDLVGMFVGMKKLNTLILQKNKIRTITKRAFEGLEELEHLDLSKNRLMSLHPDAFSHLKLKSLDLNTSSLLCDCHLKWLSQWLTDSCFQQSCTAVCAHPTPLAGRSIFAVRLEELVCNDFPKPQISSSPSTVVALRGTNVTLNCSAFSSSDAPMSASWRKDREVLYETQVQNYARYQEHRLLYTSALHLLGVNFTDEGHYQCVISNHFGSNYSAEAKLTVNELPSFLKTPMDLTIRMGTVARLECAAEGHPPPQIAWQKDGGINFPAARERRMHVMPEDDTFFIAKVKTEDMGVYSCTAKNEAGSLSANATLTVLETPSFQRPLEDRMVARGETAVLQCIARGSPAPRLNWTKDDGPLLLTERHFFAAANQLLIIVDARPADAGKYTCIMSNTLGTERGHIYLGVSPSANCDPVGGGYDQDSWTTVGIVVMVVVCCVVGTSLVWVIVIYHMRRKSEDYSITNTDEMNLPADIPSYLSSQGTLSEPQEGYSNSEAGSHQQLMPSLPNGCAHKGTDGVCYREMAAEMDSEASGMLGNRVGSLFAGHSSFHPGEPREGLAPVPNGGAGSLVICSDCYDNGNIYSRTRDYCPYAYLEEEGDVLASQEPRDTPGWAEGMQHCDAAVDSQFTQQDAVAFLTRHEPQRHPLLRHNSDVPSRSFWGTAEPHAPVLSQGPVPLQKPRSEPSAGDVLEETLYRTNPQDHGQPPT
- the lrig2 gene encoding leucine-rich repeats and immunoglobulin-like domains protein 2 isoform X2; its protein translation is MIKRLKMAESWPIPQALFLLIVSVVGLDSCPPLCTCSDGTDTAQLLDCSRKRLSEAHFKVPSWITHVSLNHNELSGVPFLGEASSNITLLLLVHNRISEVVVEHLLPYSSLESLDLSSNLISELKAGSFPPMQLKYLNLSNNKISSLEPGCFGNLSSLLVLKINRNRLSFLSAKVFTLSQLQVLELKRNKIRAVDSLIFKELESLKSLKLQRNSITKLMDGALFGLDNMEELELEHNNLTELSKGWLYGLHMLRVLHLSHNNVGLVRADAWEFCHRLEELDLSFNHLSRLEGWAFTGLGLLQSLNLGENHITHLGDGVFSGLANVRTLDIRNNDISLAIEDLVGMFVGMKKLNTLILQKNKIRTITKRAFEGLEELEHLDLSKNRLMSLHPDAFSHLKLKSLDLNTSSLLCDCHLKWLSQWLTDSCFQQSCTAVCAHPTPLAGRSIFAVRLEELVCNDFPKPQISSSPSTVVALRGTNVTLNCSAFSSSDAPMSASWRKDREVLYETQVQNYARYQEHRLLYTSALHLLGVNFTDEGHYQCVISNHFGSNYSAEAKLTVNELPSFLKTPMDLTIRMGTVARLECAAEGHPPPQIAWQKDGGINFPAARERRMHVMPEDDTFFIAKVKTEDMGVYSCTAKNEAGSLSANATLTVLETPSFQRPLEDRMVARGETAVLQCIARGSPAPRLNWTKDDGPLLLTERHFFAAANQLLIIVDARPADAGKYTCIMSNTLGTERGHIYLGVSPSANCDPVGGGYDQDSWTTVGIVVMVVVCCVVGTSLVWVIVIYHMRRKSEDYSITNTDEMNLPADIPSYLSSQGTLSEPQEGYSNSEAGSHQQLMPSLPNGCAHKGTDGTANRCV